The genomic window agagagagagcacatttttttccttgcatattgataatgtaacgtttgctaagcggaagtttggccgcgaaaacaacacacgagcttcaacgcctttttcctctttttctttattaacttcccgccacctcaccaatgcaaaaacaacaactacagtggggagaacaagtatttgatacactgccaatgggttttcccattgtcagtgtatcaaatacttgttctccccactgtatttacactgacgctatctagtccaccaatcggagcgtcgcgctggtgcaccagcacaccaatgacagccccgcgttggtaaataaattaacccaccgatgacagccccggcgacgctacaatattttagttgtgtctgtctcttaattccagattgactgcatcatgttgagatcagggctccgtgtgtggagggaaggggggctattatgcccttggttgtgtcggtgcgtttatatctttgtgcacatttaaaatttatggcacatgacatctcatagagctgttataaacaactgataaataatctgtcatatttataaaatggatagcgaattatattcgacacgaactaaaaaacagcgtacttggaattggtgtctcaacactgcagattcatgtggccagcgcaaactgttgttttttctatgaagagtcaagtgaaatgtaggaaagaaagagaaatgtcttgaatagaccaccaggtcgaaacttgtgggtgtctcttctttctctttcgtacttttccccctcgactctgtatacaaaccgagaTTGTTTGTGCGCgggggcacgagaatttctgcagtggaaccacttccagatacgcttttttttttttttttttttttgcttagcacgtcgtgtttgatatcattgccagaaaaacacacataataggacactttgcagtttcacttttaatggtgtccttatagtaacgatctgctgcatcataaatgattttgtgggtttccacctccatgatgaagcgctcatcatccatcttcgctcgtgtttaaagcgtgattaggcacctgggttgttacgtccaggcccagctccgcccattttgccggatgcgtgtccggcaaaaatagaaaatagcctataccatccggcgggcatgcggcacgccggaggtggttcgcagtcaggccggagcactgacgcggccggtatacgttgaacaataggatataatgggaacggatcgactccggcgctattttttaccggagtcggaccggaaacgcaacgatcacgcatgcggtgtacttgggcctttagtTTTAAcagagacttaaaaagacctagaTTCGTAGTGGTGCAGATTTTAGGGGAAGGCTATTCCACAACCTgggtgcagcaaccgcaaaagatcggtctctCCACTGTTTAAGTTTCAACCTCGGAACGAAGGTACATATTTAAAGTATTTTCCTAAATCATTCAGCCCTGATCTAATTGATAGGAAAAAACGATATATGAAAAACGCCAAAAGAAAAGCTAAAATTCAACATCTCTTTAATGATATTCATATATCACAATTATAccacaaaaaaactatttatatacaagttcttCAGGCTAACAAACTTTCGTAGCACCAAAGCACCACCTGAATTTGGACTTACTGTTACATTTTACAAAACAAGCAGTGCCTCCAAACACACACAAGCATGTGCACTGCTGGTTAAATTGCTTGTCATTTCTTGACATCTGTGCTGCAGGCCAATGCTACCTTTTCTGGCTTACTGTAGCACTCCATTACTTTGCCCTAGGCTTCCAGGAGCCACCCACACCCGTTGGCAGACAGTGACTGGCACACACAGTTACATTATGTACGTCTTGAGTTgtgtattgtttgtgtgcatttGCAAGCTTCTTGTGTGCGCATGTGCTTGTGAGATAGCCCAGTCCAGAAGGCCTGTAAAATATGCACAGCAGTTCTATGCATAATACATGGCTACAGCAGGAGGAAAATAACTTGTGAGCACAGTGGATTTCCGCCTCTACCCTTTGCTCCATCTTTCAGCCGCTGTGCTTACAGCTTTATTCATGTTATTAACATGTTTGAAATAACTACAGTCTCCTAGGTTTGATAAGGAGAAGATGCTTGATGGCTCAAAAATTAGGcaccaaatcagacaaaatggaTGTGGTTTATTTTTGGTAGACACATAAGGAACACATGTGAATAGGAAAAgctactgtaatttttgcaaAAACTGTAACTAAAACCAAAGGGTCCCAATTTACATTGTAATTGTAGGGtacaattcatttttatactggaaaaaaaaaaacttcacaacTAAGAGGGTATTATACATGAGTATAAGCGAAATGAAGAAAATCTCATTCGCTCTGGTAGTAAATTACATCACTTTCCCGTATTTCCAGGAGGAAATGTAGATGTTCCAAAACCTcaccaaaaactaaaaaaataatacgGAGTCTTTTTTGGGTGGGTTGTCTCGTTTTGAGCAGACATTTTTGTTTCAAGTTCAGCACTATACAATGCTGCCTATTTTGGAAGCACTGGAAAGGCCCTTCAACTAAGAAAATGGACCTCTGCAATTATTCCGAGGTGATCCTTTGTTTCTTCATAACTTCATTCAAATCCCTAAAGTGCTTGATAAAACCCAACAAAGTTTCTAGTTTCTTTGGCACAAGAAACTGATAGCAAACTATGGATAACCTTTCTTTTAAAATCTGTGTAAACACCTGTTGTTAGCAAATATATTTTCTTCTGTAGTGGCATCAAGGGTCTTTTCTTGGCAACAAGTCAGCATGTGCTGTGTATGGAAATACCTCGCCTTCTCACAAATGTTGAATATATTTCTTCAGAAAAGTAAGTATCAGTCTAGCAATgcatcaataaataatattccacATAACATCATAAACTCTTAGAAACTTACAATCAGTTGTTTGAGACCCAGGAAGGACTGTTCCACAGAGCTGGCAGTGAGAACTTGTCGTTTCATGGCTGCTTGCTCGCCCAAGAATCGAAGCATTAAATCTTTTACAGCGTCACCCTATGAAAATGTAAAATGAGTAAAAACTATTGCAGTTTATTGCATATTATTGTTGGTTTGTAATCCAATTTAAAGTTAACGTGTCAAGTAAGCGGTGACGCGTATAACTACATAGACTGAAGGACCTTTCAAAGATGTAAAGATAATTATTTAGTTAATTAATAGTTAAAATGATATGAGTACTGAGAGTACTGCGCAATTGCAAATTACATTAACCAACTACAACCTGAACTCCCAATAAGCATTTTTGTGTGTTATTTGGTCTACTGCATTTGCTTTGTGGAGTCTGTTGACAAATGCAAGTACAGTATAACGAAGTGCAGTGATGAACTGGATGGCCTTGAAACCAGGCTGCAAGCCAGTTAGCGGTAAGCTAGCATGTTAGCTCGCCAATGACTAGCAATGAAAAAATGCTGACTGTGCATACTGAAAGTCTTCACAGCATTAAGACTTTTACATTTTGTTGTTACAGCCTCATTCTAAAATGCAATAAATCCCCTTTTCCCACTAATCTTTATATACAACATCCTGTACGTATttacaatgtgggaaaaaacattttctaaatTTGTACGTATTGAAAAAAATTGTACATGCTTTAAGTATTCACAGACTTTGCTGAATACTTTGTGGATGCACCTTAGGCAGTAGTGATGGGTCGATGATGGTTCAAACTACAAGAAACCACAATATGATCTGGGCATTTAAAACTGGTACACCAGACGATATTAATTACTCCTTATTTTGTCAGATAATCTatacatgcacacacagcaggattaaaagaaatgtgaggggtactGCGGTGACACTTCATTTGAATGcctcttatgacagtgtcataagactgtcataatcatgacgACGCCTTGCATTAATAGTGAAATAATTTACTGAATGAGACTTCATGAGAGCTTTCATAAGCATTCGTTCATATTAATGACAGGTGTCATTTTATGATAATAACAGTCTGATAAGATAATCCTTTATTGGTCACTCAAAGGGCAAATTTAGGCATTGTAGCAGCATCAAACAGTGTAGAATTAAATCTACGACAAACTATAAAAACTATATAAAAGGCGTATACAAATTACTACAGGTGGGAATCttagggcacctaacgattcgattacgattcagagtttGTGGAATCCAAATTGAATGTAGATCCGCGCTACATCAAAAACTAAAAGAGTACCTGTCATTGTCcttttgtttcatgtacatttaattGTGAGCACAGACCTCTGCTGTTGTTAAGTCTGATGGCAGTGGGACATTGTCATAACAAGCACTTAAATAAAGTGCAACCCtcagaaataaatttaaacaaatacattttaaattattttaaattcagTTCATAAATAAACATGAATATTAGCACCAGCCTAAGGATAAGCagtacagaagatgaatgaataaatgatttgagGTAAGGAGTGGGTGCGAAACACTTTGTAGAATGATGTCAATATTTTTGGTTTAATATAATAAATGGTAgggttgtgacaaaatatcgaaatggtgatatattgtgatactttgtatcccaaaaggttatcgatatgctcctgcaagaatcgagatatgattttaaaaaggtgtcaatgtcacaaaaaaaaaaacaaggaaccaacaagtcgcTACCGAAATCTTCCACCACAATAGTGTctaagttaactctaaggctgccttgacAGTGCAATccgtttagactgggaacgttggttcattcgaaaccagagcattcacagtcattctgtcagattttcagggcatttataggtcacttgctgttcattttaaggcatttccaggtcatttcctgttgagtttgagtcactgcctattcatttgggtgattcccaggtctgtaacgcaaaatgaacaggaagtgacccataaaataccccaaaatcaagagggagtaactgaaaatcaacaggtaaatgaccttaaaagggccaaaattacctcattgcctggcattggctgctactgaccgCCATAGAAGAAcaatcgttcattcgctgccatccctcccactaccaatggattggacgtctactagtgataaactcattccaattcacagcagaaccttgtttttctgtgtattagttgtttttagaatatccaaAAATGATTTCCtacccaatgtatcgataatcgttgtatcggcatatcgtcagatcatcgttatcgtgagctttgtatcacaaaccgtatcgtatcatgaggtaccaagaggttcccactcttaATAAATGGTGACGAATCAATTTCATTTCCGTGACATGAATGACTATTTTATGAATCGTCTTACCTGAAGGTTGTCAAACTTGAGACCTGGCATTGTGAGTCTTTTGCTCTCTGCATACGATGGGCTATGTTGCAGTGTGGCCATGGAAAGCAATGACTTCCTTGTTTCTTCAGATGGCAGCCATGCATCATGGCGTCTGTCCACCTCGCTCAGGTTCAATGCTGTTGCGAATGCATCATCACTTCCCGAAAATACAGCCTGAAGCTGGTTGAAAGGCTGTGGCTGAGTGACAGGAGCTGAGGAAGGTGGATGACTTGGAGATGGTAATGTTTGCGATGGAGGAAGTTGAGGCTTGGCTGTTAATTCTGGACCGGCAGAAATATGTTCTGAATTAGGGGTGGGTGCACCTTGGGTAGTGCTGGAGGTGGCAGTAGAAGAAAACTGGTGGGGGTCCGTAGCTCCAGGTGCTGCTGTTGAGCATGGATGGATCGCTGCATTGGGGTTGGAAACTGAGATGAAAGAGGAGGGGGCCATGAAGGAATCAAAAAAGTCTGAGGCTGCATTGGCCTGTCCATTGTCACTGAAGAATTTGCTCAGGCTTGGGCTGGGCTGGCATACGAGTGGAATGGTCATCTTGCTGGGGGTTACTGCTTCATCACTCACCACTCCAGTCCCCATGCTAAAACTGGGACTCTTGATGAGGGTGGGCTGGAAACCATCAGGTATCagtgaatttggctgcttaccCTGGCTAAATACAGTACACACTGGCACTGGTTCATCTTTAAGATTTGACCCCTTTTCAAACAATGTTTCCTCACACTTTTGACTTGATAGACTCAGCGTGTCAACGTGAGATGAATGAGTTTGCTCCGTTGAGTTTGTCTCTTGTTTCTCCGACTCTTCTTCTTGGTGGACATCAGAAATTACAGTCTCAGTCACAATCTGTATTGAGtcagtttggttgtcagtgtcaCATGATATGAAGCTTTCATTCCCCTCTTGTACTTCGCCATCACTTCCTTCATGATCTCCGCCATCGAGGAATAAATCAATGGGAGCAACATCATCCTCCTCACTGTTATTAGGTGAATCTGAAATAATGACACTCTCCATCATTTGCTCATTGACCCTGTCCATTGGACTTTCTGAGGGTGAAGCACTGCTGTCTCCCTGGGGTGTTGCAAAGTCTCCTTCTAGGTCAATGCTCTCTACCTGTGCCAGGATGTCATCTCTGGCAGGTGTCTGACTGTTCGTTGGTGCTGGAGGATCTGGGGATGGAGTCTCCTGGGTGACATCCTCCACCATGATGTCCAACGTGACTGGCCGCTGGACTGGCGCCTCCTCACTATCCATTTACTGTTTTTCAAATCTTAAACCAGATTGAAACGAATTAGCAAGTCAttgatatacatttttaaatgcaagtcaaataaaaacaaacctaAAATACAGTAACAACATTCAAATCCCACTAGTTTAGCAGGACGCATGAGTCATTACAGCAATCGATTTACATAATTATCTTTGCAATAAATACCGCACCGCATCTGCTATCTAAAGTTAATGGGTTAAGTACTTCTGCAAGTAACCAAAAAGTCGCAAAGATATTTATGGCATTTAGCAATTTTGCTAACGCTTCCTTTACCGGTCGGAAACGTAGCTTTTCGCAAGCAGTTCATTAAATGCTGCAAGATGTCTTGCGAGTAGGTATAAAGACATACATTAGTCCCAATTTACACACTGCGAAATCTAATAACAGACGTCAAACGATGGACCATAAATACAAAACATGTACAATTCTTACCTCTCAAAGGATCACCATAAAACTCCAATGCGCAAGCGCTGTTTCTTTGCTACCCGGAAGTTTTATGTACGGCACACCGAAGTTGTCAAAATTCATGGATTTTAAACGTAAGTTATATTCTTGTATGAatttacgcatattttaaaTCGTATTCTTTGGGTGAATACCCATGGTTACGCATTCTCTTCGAAGATTTggagttagcatttttttacaATCGCGGAAGTGGTAGCAAAACACAAGTGTTTTTAGTTTCTggcagtttgaattaaatactgtAATACTATTCTACATTGCAATCAAAATGGAAGATGACGCACCCGTAATATATGGTCTTGAATTCCAGGTATGCATCATCTCCCTTTAACGTAATCTGTTGTAGTTACTGAGCAAAAATCTTGTTACATTCGTATGTTCCATTTCATTGGAACAATTATTGCTGTAAGAAAAAGGTGATTTGTGTAGGTGTCTTGTATATAAAAGTGTAAAGTCCAGTCTTTTGCATGTTGCATCTGGATGGTTTGCAGGCACGATCGCTTACTGCCCAGACAGCTGAGACAGATGCTATTCGCTTCCTTGTGGGCACACAGTCTCTGAAGTTTGACAACCAGGTGAGGCACAGACGTTGTCAATTACATTGATTTTAATgacaatttgttcacatatttaCTATTTGGCTGCATGTTTCGTCAGACACAAACACAGCGTTTTCAGGCACAGTGGTCACTGGTCACTGCAGTGGACATAAAAGTTGACACATAGACCCTGAATAAAAAtcaatttatttgattttattctcaaatagtggggcgggctcccccaggggggcgcaaagCGATGCCAAGGGGGGCGCAAAGCGATGCCAAGGGGGGCGTATgtgcagaggcgtagcaagggtccccgggggccccaggcaacaagcaacatggggcccttctgactgtgtcacgtgacacacatattGTACATACTCacgcagtataatgaacacaaaggtgggggggtgcgagtgcgcgctgcgtgcacgtgcggtcatcttggccatgaaAGtgtcgaaaactaagcactttacactgactcatatggatgtacttacaaCTGTTCATGGAAGCAtacattttaacaggtggccgtcctctgcttgaaatgcgcaccttacgcctattctcgctcccagaatacacagcgcttgtgacgtaggacaataacaggactggttgctatggggacGTACGCAtccccaaggaaccttgctaaaaggagtattataattgctaataaaatcatttaggattattttagatgcatatatgtaatatttttcttgtagagtattcgacgaggaatacgatagacccattaactcattcactcccagccattttcaccggagcaaggcccttcgcttccggccgttttactggattttgactgattttgcaaggcccacagaaaattctgttctattgctatatgaacatggaacctgccaaaagaaagattagactctcttctttcagcagaaaaaaaagtaagttcatatcttttttccattctttagaaatcagcattagaaaatagtttagtttcagcaattttccaatttctgatgaaaaaaacggagaaaatgggctttttgtaaacgcaaaaatttcaacataactttgactttaacacggctatttaTTGCctcagttacatcccaaacatctgaatgatgttttcattttacaaaataacatgaacaaccagccaaatagagcttttgatagcaaagtaacaatttattcagacttacctaactgagagatgacgtttggtgggtgcgacagcggttaaacttttccctcattgccgactgtcttgtaaagatggattttttttttttttttttgtctttttttttttttttttttgtgaccactgtctcgttcgcctggggaacttgtgttcctgggggggggactggtttggccgtgcacgTTTCCGTGCAGGACACTCGAGCATGCGGGGGACCTGAGCAGCAAGCCTGCGGAGGGGCTCTGCTAATTTACTAGCACGGTTAATACAAAGTTCTActggttgaatcgggttgggggggggtcttaccaaatgggcTACTGCCcttcagtggccagttttattgctttaaaattggttttgaggcttgttttttgtttcggaGATAGATCGGAAGCTATAGattcttcttgtaaaaaaacagtgcaaaagacgtataaatacatttttgggacaatgaagcatttaaaaatagaacgtatttatacatttctgggagcaaatgagttaatagactttttttgaaaaatcaccatttctttaagtaatcacatgaataatgaggtggcctgtgaaaatcaacgtaaaacaactcggcaaggactttccagagagtacttggtgagtcactctttaaacaatcatgtggtattaatagttgattggactttcttaaacagtAATAATCTATGTGACATGgctagtgctgattgggattgataacagaatcgttagtTAATCTtctaaatgattccatggtattaaaacactccctacacttgtcgctgcaaCAATGcattaaagctgcgtgtgctaaatctgttggccctcaggGGGCTCCTGCTGGCTGggtgccctaggcaattgcctggtttgcctaatgggatgcg from Corythoichthys intestinalis isolate RoL2023-P3 chromosome 15, ASM3026506v1, whole genome shotgun sequence includes these protein-coding regions:
- the trappc12 gene encoding trafficking protein particle complex subunit 12; translated protein: MDSEEAPVQRPVTLDIMVEDVTQETPSPDPPAPTNSQTPARDDILAQVESIDLEGDFATPQGDSSASPSESPMDRVNEQMMESVIISDSPNNSEEDDVAPIDLFLDGGDHEGSDGEVQEGNESFISCDTDNQTDSIQIVTETVISDVHQEEESEKQETNSTEQTHSSHVDTLSLSSQKCEETLFEKGSNLKDEPVPVCTVFSQGKQPNSLIPDGFQPTLIKSPSFSMGTGVVSDEAVTPSKMTIPLVCQPSPSLSKFFSDNGQANAASDFFDSFMAPSSFISVSNPNAAIHPCSTAAPGATDPHQFSSTATSSTTQGAPTPNSEHISAGPELTAKPQLPPSQTLPSPSHPPSSAPVTQPQPFNQLQAVFSGSDDAFATALNLSEVDRRHDAWLPSEETRKSLLSMATLQHSPSYAESKRLTMPGLKFDNLQGDAVKDLMLRFLGEQAAMKRQVLTASSVEQSFLGLKQLISSKNWRAAVDLTGRLLTSHGQGYGKAGQLTSHTTNSLQLWFVRLALLTKLNLFQNAELEFESFGDLDQPDLFYEYYPTIYPGRRGSMVPFSMRLLHAELPQHLAKPQEALDRLHNLKTVCLTIVENLEKGLAEDGSMITLTEENRQESLKLWKSRLSRVLYSMANCLLLMKDYVLAVEVYHSIIQYEPQQRAQLLSGIGRLFLQIGDIKTAEMYFCDVEKTCQIPDSEPSLTTCVLMNRAFVYLSQNNYAEAHASFMEVLKMDPKNPVANNNAAVCLLYLGRLKESLGKLEGLVQQDPALYLHESVLFNLTTMYELESSRSTQKKQALLEAVACREGDSFNTQCLKLV